Genomic window (Subtercola endophyticus):
AGCGATCCGGTGGTCTTGCCGTTCGGGTCGCCCACGACACAGCTGACGGTGCGGTCACCGCTCGACCACGATTCTTGGGTCGGCGTGTACTCCGTGAAGTCGAGAGCCGAGTCGGCGTAGGCGATTCCCACGAACGAGTCGAACTGCGCCTGACAGCCTGCCTTCGCGGCGTCGCTCACCACCGAGTCACCGGGAAAGACATCACCCGTGAGGTCGAAGTCGTAGAACACTTCGAGGTCATGGGGAGCCGCGCAGTCGACGGTCGGCACATCGGTGACTTCACCGACCGATGTGCCGTTCACGC
Coding sequences:
- a CDS encoding septum formation family protein, producing the protein MGIVFAAVVCAGALSLTACSGSANSAQPAQPASTSTSASASGSTSSSTTSHSSASSHSSAAGDVSDTGSSAESSPQTQDVFSLTVGDCVNGTSVGEVTDVPTVDCAAPHDLEVFYDFDLTGDVFPGDSVVSDAAKAGCQAQFDSFVGIAYADSALDFTEYTPTQESWSSGDRTVSCVVGDPNGKTTGSLAGAAR